From one Agathobaculum sp. NTUH-O15-33 genomic stretch:
- a CDS encoding RbsD/FucU domain-containing protein, translating to MMKRRILNERLAAIVASIRHGEMLFIADSGSGTCSKALYPLDPSVEYLDVEVVTGSPTFEDIVRTLAEAGDFEGAIITEDMPDQNAKDYGTLVELFGENKVRQINYAPEYYELRDRCKAVIQTGDTGIHAQAVLIAGYPSADIELDVVLGKKKFTTVPKKDRG from the coding sequence ATGATGAAAAGAAGAATTCTGAACGAACGGCTCGCCGCTATCGTCGCCAGCATCCGCCACGGAGAAATGCTTTTTATTGCCGATTCCGGCAGCGGCACTTGCTCCAAAGCCCTGTACCCGCTCGACCCGAGCGTGGAATATCTGGATGTGGAGGTTGTGACCGGCTCGCCCACCTTTGAAGACATCGTCCGCACGCTTGCCGAGGCCGGCGATTTTGAAGGCGCGATCATCACCGAGGATATGCCCGACCAAAACGCCAAGGATTACGGCACCCTTGTGGAGCTGTTCGGTGAGAACAAGGTGCGCCAGATCAACTACGCCCCGGAATACTACGAACTGCGCGACCGCTGCAAGGCGGTCATTCAGACGGGCGACACCGGCATCCACGCGCAGGCCGTGCTGATCGCGGGTTATCCGAGCGCGGATATCGAACTAGACGTGGTGCTCGGCAAAAAGAAGTTCACCACCGTGCCGAAAAAGGACCGCGGCTGA
- a CDS encoding GH39 family glycosyl hydrolase, with translation MQELLYCAGVRVTYETEPSRKIHWHDTLQIVYQLSGKSRVVLRGRQYLMHEADLLVVNPYELHNAELLGSSAALSFCFAQPLLSRLKGARFDCVSCLHTKWEQAKFTALRAELAALFQHYYSEQEERELELLSHAYSLFHLLLTGFRSDTDSEGGVDQPRVSRMMQYLHTHYTEEITLRDLARREYLTPNYLSQFFRNKLGTTFTQYLNEIRLDHCFFELCSTSKTVTEIALDNGFGRVDTFIEHFRRKYEITPGKFRKGLQNIDCTDPKLVPQSALEKRFEPLLRYAAATAQETVTEKPPQKRRLMVEAGGGGAPVVQDWRTIVNAGYADDCFTAEVQQQLAVLQRAVGFTYVRFHGIFSDTMHVYQEDAGGNPAPRFTCVDLLLDRLLAMGLKPYIEFGFLPRLLAGRQKPVYQNQSYIGFPSDLHKWTRLVEAFLRHCIRRYGRSAVCTWRFTLFSISFSLYGFLSAEEYGTLYRETQRTVKRVDAGLRFGGPGIEGSLLLDGEESILTGFLEDCRRQACLPDFVTMHSFPHSFREIAMDFNRMVHRSDSSATFKLSENERFMGDCIAAMDKTLRALCLDELPVLIDEWNATIWQRDLCSDTCYKAVHVVKNLVENMGRTAGKAYWTVSDLINDWKLADTLFHGGHGMFTCNGIPKPVFYAYQLLSRMGDRLLASGDGWYITRGKGGVQILLYNYCHYNTMYRMLSAFQDPSDRYSAFRQGGPVEYHISVEGLAGGGFRCETVRLGRESGSAYDEWLRLGAPEELTAIEIDYLKQKAEPVRRIEQRVSLRDMQIRLEALEVVQMLIEPMDR, from the coding sequence ATGCAGGAATTACTATACTGCGCGGGCGTTCGCGTAACCTATGAAACCGAACCTTCCCGCAAGATACATTGGCACGATACGTTACAGATCGTTTATCAGCTTTCGGGAAAGTCCCGTGTTGTCCTGCGGGGGCGGCAATATCTGATGCACGAAGCGGATCTCCTTGTGGTCAATCCATATGAGCTGCATAACGCCGAGCTGCTCGGCTCTTCCGCCGCGCTTTCCTTCTGTTTTGCGCAGCCGCTGCTGTCGCGGCTCAAGGGGGCGCGGTTCGACTGCGTTTCTTGCTTGCATACCAAGTGGGAGCAAGCGAAGTTCACCGCGCTTCGCGCCGAGCTTGCCGCGCTGTTCCAGCACTACTACAGCGAGCAGGAGGAACGGGAGCTGGAGCTGCTGAGCCACGCCTACTCGCTGTTTCATTTGCTTTTGACCGGCTTCCGCAGCGATACCGACAGCGAAGGCGGCGTGGACCAGCCGCGTGTGTCGCGTATGATGCAGTACCTGCACACGCACTACACGGAGGAAATAACGCTTCGTGACCTTGCCCGGCGGGAATACCTGACCCCAAACTATCTTTCTCAGTTCTTCCGCAATAAGCTGGGCACCACCTTCACCCAATACTTAAATGAAATTCGGCTGGACCACTGCTTTTTTGAACTGTGCAGCACATCCAAAACCGTGACGGAGATCGCGCTTGACAACGGCTTTGGCCGGGTCGATACGTTTATCGAGCATTTTCGGCGCAAGTATGAGATCACGCCGGGCAAATTCCGCAAGGGGTTACAGAACATCGACTGCACCGATCCCAAGCTGGTGCCGCAGTCCGCGCTGGAAAAACGCTTCGAGCCGCTGCTGCGCTACGCGGCCGCGACCGCGCAGGAGACCGTAACGGAAAAGCCGCCGCAAAAGCGGCGGCTCATGGTGGAGGCGGGCGGCGGGGGCGCGCCGGTCGTGCAGGATTGGCGCACGATCGTGAACGCGGGCTATGCGGATGATTGCTTTACCGCCGAGGTGCAGCAGCAGCTTGCCGTGTTGCAGCGCGCGGTTGGCTTTACCTATGTACGCTTTCACGGCATCTTCAGCGATACCATGCATGTGTATCAGGAGGACGCCGGCGGCAACCCCGCGCCGCGCTTCACCTGCGTGGACTTGCTGCTGGACCGGTTGCTCGCCATGGGGCTCAAGCCTTATATCGAATTTGGTTTTTTGCCCCGGCTTTTGGCGGGCAGGCAAAAGCCGGTGTACCAAAACCAAAGCTATATCGGCTTTCCTTCGGATCTGCATAAATGGACGCGGCTTGTTGAAGCATTCCTGCGCCATTGCATCCGCCGTTACGGGCGGTCGGCCGTATGCACGTGGCGGTTTACCCTGTTCAGCATCAGTTTCTCATTATACGGTTTTCTGTCGGCCGAGGAATACGGTACGCTGTATCGGGAAACGCAGCGCACGGTCAAGCGGGTGGACGCAGGCTTGCGGTTCGGCGGGCCGGGCATCGAAGGCAGCCTGTTGCTGGATGGGGAGGAATCTATCCTGACCGGTTTTTTGGAGGATTGCCGCCGGCAAGCCTGCTTGCCGGATTTTGTGACCATGCATTCTTTCCCGCATTCGTTCCGCGAGATCGCGATGGATTTTAACCGCATGGTGCACCGGAGCGATAGCAGCGCCACGTTCAAGCTGAGCGAGAACGAGCGCTTCATGGGCGACTGTATCGCCGCCATGGACAAAACGCTGCGGGCGCTTTGCTTAGACGAATTGCCGGTGCTGATCGATGAATGGAACGCCACCATCTGGCAGCGCGACCTATGCAGCGATACCTGCTATAAGGCGGTGCACGTCGTCAAAAATCTGGTGGAAAACATGGGGCGAACGGCGGGCAAGGCGTATTGGACGGTCAGCGACCTGATCAACGACTGGAAGCTGGCGGATACGCTGTTCCACGGCGGACACGGCATGTTCACCTGCAACGGCATACCCAAGCCGGTATTTTACGCCTATCAGCTTCTCAGCCGTATGGGAGACCGGCTGCTTGCGAGCGGGGACGGATGGTATATCACCCGCGGCAAGGGCGGCGTTCAAATTCTGCTGTATAACTACTGCCACTATAATACGATGTACCGCATGCTTTCCGCGTTTCAGGATCCGAGCGACCGGTACAGCGCGTTTCGGCAGGGCGGGCCGGTGGAATATCATATCTCGGTGGAGGGGCTTGCGGGCGGCGGCTTTCGCTGTGAGACTGTTCGTCTCGGAAGGGAGAGCGGCAGCGCCTACGATGAATGGCTGCGCCTTGGCGCGCCCGAGGAATTGACGGCAATAGAAATCGACTATTTGAAGCAAAAAGCCGAGCCGGTGCGCCGCATCGAGCAGCGCGTTTCGCTGCGGGACATGCAAATCAGACTGGAAGCGCTGGAGGTCGTGCAGATGCTGATCGAGCCGATGGATCGGTAG
- a CDS encoding DUF4179 domain-containing protein, translating into MFQERYRKMNEEIAPAGELLAATAAKMHSAQKNRPARRMRRTIAIAAAAALVIGCGTPALAANVPGVYETLYLLSPATAQFFMPVNEVSESSGVKMEVVSAYVRGDTAGVYLTMQDLTGERFNGSLDLYDSYSLHYPARTGQMSGCSLVAYDDETKTATFLIEITNMDGEVFGGSKYTFSVRQLLTGQREQTDVAILDGLDEVPLDPPTEQQYVNGASTPDATVDIPDTYDFLKPQAALWQSEDSVFSLSALGYRGGKLHALYATTGRLAHDNHGWFQLTAPDGTEVSPAMTLMYQTDGDDTQYSEYIYDVSYLDLPACKLTGSLYTADTMIEGDWRVTFRLPHGA; encoded by the coding sequence ATGTTTCAAGAACGCTACCGCAAAATGAATGAGGAGATCGCCCCGGCGGGCGAACTGCTCGCCGCCACCGCCGCGAAAATGCATAGCGCGCAAAAAAACCGCCCCGCGCGAAGGATGCGCCGTACGATCGCCATTGCAGCCGCGGCCGCGCTGGTCATCGGCTGCGGCACGCCCGCGCTGGCGGCGAATGTGCCCGGCGTATACGAAACGCTCTATCTCCTCTCCCCCGCGACCGCGCAGTTTTTCATGCCGGTGAACGAGGTATCGGAATCGAGCGGCGTTAAAATGGAGGTCGTTTCCGCCTATGTGCGCGGCGACACCGCGGGCGTGTATCTCACCATGCAAGACCTGACCGGCGAGCGCTTCAACGGTTCGCTCGACCTGTACGACAGCTATTCGCTGCACTATCCGGCGCGCACCGGGCAGATGAGCGGCTGCTCGCTCGTCGCATACGATGACGAGACCAAGACCGCGACCTTCCTGATCGAGATCACCAATATGGACGGCGAAGTATTTGGGGGAAGCAAGTACACCTTTTCCGTTCGCCAGCTCTTGACCGGCCAGCGGGAGCAAACGGATGTCGCCATCTTAGACGGGCTGGACGAGGTACCGCTCGACCCGCCCACCGAGCAGCAGTATGTGAACGGCGCGAGCACGCCGGACGCCACGGTCGACATCCCCGACACTTACGATTTCTTAAAGCCGCAGGCGGCGCTCTGGCAGAGCGAGGACAGCGTTTTCTCCCTCTCCGCCCTTGGCTACCGGGGCGGCAAGCTGCACGCGCTGTACGCCACCACGGGCCGCCTTGCGCATGATAACCACGGCTGGTTCCAGCTCACCGCCCCGGACGGAACCGAGGTTTCGCCGGCCATGACCCTGATGTATCAAACGGACGGAGATGATACGCAGTACAGCGAATACATCTACGACGTATCCTACCTCGATCTGCCCGCCTGCAAGCTGACCGGCAGCCTGTATACCGCGGACACGATGATCGAGGGCGACTGGCGCGTCACCTTCCGCTTGCCGCACGGCGCATGA
- a CDS encoding RNA polymerase sigma factor, whose product MRELENKTAEQLVQAYGDMVYRLAYAQTRARSDADDIFQEVFLRVVRKRPQFESAAHEKAWLLRVTINCTKSHFLRARLLLAAPLDDQIAFTDPENQGLDEALGKLPAKYRAVIHLFYYEGYSAEEIAGMLGEKPSTVRTRLTRARYKLRDILKGDAEDVSRTLPQNE is encoded by the coding sequence GTGAGGGAATTGGAGAACAAAACCGCCGAACAGCTCGTTCAGGCCTACGGCGATATGGTCTACCGGCTGGCGTACGCGCAAACGCGCGCCCGGAGCGATGCGGACGATATTTTTCAAGAGGTGTTTTTGCGCGTGGTGCGCAAGCGCCCGCAGTTTGAAAGCGCGGCGCATGAAAAGGCGTGGCTGCTGCGCGTGACGATCAACTGTACCAAAAGCCATTTCTTGCGCGCGCGGCTGCTGCTTGCTGCGCCGCTTGACGATCAGATCGCTTTTACCGACCCGGAAAACCAAGGTCTGGACGAAGCGCTCGGCAAGCTGCCGGCCAAATACCGCGCGGTGATCCATTTATTTTACTACGAGGGATATTCCGCGGAAGAGATCGCGGGAATGCTTGGCGAAAAGCCCTCGACCGTGCGCACGCGGCTCACCCGCGCCCGCTATAAGCTACGTGATATTCTGAAAGGAGACGCCGAGGATGTTTCAAGAACGCTACCGCAAAATGAATGA
- a CDS encoding DUF1653 domain-containing protein — MTDIRPGRYRHFKGNEYEVLGLARHSETREPMVIYRALYGERGLWVRPAAMWSETVDRDGYHGPRFTYIGE; from the coding sequence GTGACGGATATCCGCCCCGGCCGGTACCGGCACTTCAAGGGCAATGAATACGAAGTGCTGGGGCTTGCCCGGCATTCGGAGACGAGGGAACCCATGGTGATCTACCGCGCGCTGTACGGCGAGCGCGGCCTATGGGTCCGTCCCGCCGCCATGTGGAGCGAAACGGTCGACCGCGACGGTTATCACGGCCCCCGCTTTACTTATATCGGTGAATAG
- a CDS encoding RidA family protein has product MAIKNVIYTDMAPEAVGPYSQAIEAGGMVFTSGQVPIDPKVGKIVATTIEEQTAQVMYNLKVVLAQAGVGLDRVIKTTCFLADMNDFAAFNGVYAQYFPEKAPARSCVQVAALPLGAKVEVEVIAIKV; this is encoded by the coding sequence ATGGCTATCAAAAACGTAATTTACACCGATATGGCTCCCGAAGCAGTCGGCCCGTACTCGCAGGCGATCGAAGCCGGCGGCATGGTGTTCACCTCCGGTCAGGTACCGATCGATCCCAAGGTGGGCAAGATTGTCGCCACCACCATTGAGGAGCAGACCGCGCAGGTGATGTACAACCTGAAGGTCGTTCTCGCGCAGGCGGGCGTCGGCTTGGACCGCGTCATCAAAACCACCTGCTTTCTCGCGGACATGAACGACTTCGCCGCTTTCAACGGCGTTTACGCCCAGTACTTCCCGGAAAAGGCGCCCGCTCGTTCCTGCGTGCAGGTAGCGGCCCTTCCCCTCGGCGCCAAGGTCGAGGTCGAAGTAATCGCGATTAAGGTGTGA
- the typA gene encoding translational GTPase TypA, with protein sequence MVRNDLRNIAIIAHVDHGKTTLVDQMLKQAGAFRENQVVEERVMDSGDIERERGITILAKNTSVHYKDVKINIVDTPGHADFSGEVERILKMVDGVVLLVDAAEGPMPQTRFVLQKALEFGHKIIIAVNKIDRPDARLNEIGDEVLELLLNLDATDEQLDSPIVYCSGRAGTASMSPNVEGEDLTPLFEQILEHIPAPQVDTDGPAQMLVSSIDYNEYVGRIGIGRIERGSMKVGQTVTVCDYHGATKPYNAKVVTLYTIEDLQRQPAEEARAGEIVCFSGIENVTIGETLCDPEHVEPLPFVKISEPTVEMTFSVNDSPFAGREGKFVTSRHLRERLFRELLKDVSLRVNETDTTDAFRVCGRGEMHLSILIENLRREGYEFQVGAPKALFREIDGVKCEPIERMIADVPQEAVGSVMEKMGSRKGELISMNPKGSDRMRMEFLVPARGLFGYRTEFLTDTKGEGVLSSVFHSYQPYKGDVSKRSTGSLIAFESGESITYGLYNAQERGTLFIGAGTPVYEGMVIGENPRGEDMAVNICKKKQLTNTRASGSDDALRLIPPRQMSIEAALEFLGDDELLEITPQSVRIRKKILSNTERLKKVKGGKK encoded by the coding sequence ATGGTAAGAAACGATCTGCGCAATATTGCGATCATTGCGCACGTTGACCACGGCAAGACGACGCTGGTCGATCAAATGCTCAAGCAAGCAGGCGCGTTCCGCGAGAATCAGGTAGTGGAAGAGCGCGTGATGGACTCGGGCGATATCGAACGCGAGCGCGGCATCACAATTTTAGCAAAAAACACCTCCGTCCATTATAAGGACGTCAAGATCAATATTGTAGACACCCCCGGCCACGCCGACTTTTCCGGCGAGGTTGAACGCATCCTAAAAATGGTGGACGGCGTCGTTCTGCTGGTGGACGCGGCCGAGGGCCCGATGCCCCAGACCCGCTTCGTGCTGCAAAAGGCGCTGGAGTTCGGCCACAAGATCATCATCGCGGTCAACAAGATCGACCGACCGGACGCGCGCCTGAACGAAATCGGCGACGAAGTGCTCGAGCTGCTCCTGAACCTCGACGCGACCGACGAGCAGCTTGACAGCCCCATCGTCTACTGCTCGGGCCGCGCGGGCACGGCGTCGATGAGCCCGAACGTGGAGGGCGAGGATCTGACCCCCTTGTTTGAGCAGATCCTTGAGCACATCCCCGCCCCGCAGGTCGATACGGACGGCCCGGCGCAGATGCTGGTCTCCTCCATCGATTACAACGAATATGTCGGCCGTATCGGCATCGGCCGTATCGAGCGCGGCTCGATGAAAGTCGGACAAACCGTCACCGTGTGCGATTACCACGGCGCAACAAAGCCCTACAACGCCAAGGTCGTCACGCTTTACACGATCGAGGACCTGCAGCGCCAGCCCGCCGAGGAAGCCCGCGCGGGCGAGATCGTCTGCTTCTCCGGCATTGAGAACGTAACGATCGGCGAAACGCTGTGCGACCCCGAGCACGTGGAGCCGCTGCCCTTTGTCAAGATCTCCGAGCCGACGGTCGAAATGACCTTCTCGGTAAACGATTCCCCCTTCGCCGGACGCGAAGGCAAGTTCGTCACCTCGCGCCACCTGCGCGAGCGCCTGTTCCGCGAGCTTTTGAAGGATGTTTCGCTGCGTGTCAACGAAACCGACACGACCGACGCGTTCCGCGTATGCGGACGCGGCGAGATGCACCTTTCCATCCTGATCGAAAACCTGCGCCGCGAAGGCTATGAATTTCAGGTGGGCGCGCCCAAGGCGCTGTTCCGCGAGATCGACGGCGTCAAGTGCGAGCCGATCGAGCGCATGATTGCCGACGTACCGCAGGAAGCGGTCGGCTCGGTCATGGAAAAGATGGGCTCCCGCAAGGGCGAATTGATCTCGATGAACCCCAAGGGCTCCGACCGTATGCGTATGGAGTTTCTGGTTCCGGCGCGCGGCCTGTTCGGCTACCGCACGGAATTTTTGACCGATACCAAGGGCGAAGGCGTGCTGTCCTCCGTCTTCCACAGCTATCAGCCGTACAAGGGCGATGTGTCCAAGCGCTCGACCGGCTCGCTGATCGCGTTTGAGTCCGGCGAATCCATCACCTACGGCCTGTATAACGCGCAGGAGCGCGGCACGCTGTTCATCGGCGCGGGCACGCCCGTGTACGAAGGCATGGTCATCGGCGAAAACCCGAGGGGCGAGGACATGGCCGTGAACATCTGCAAGAAAAAGCAGCTGACGAACACCCGCGCCTCCGGTTCGGACGACGCGCTGCGCCTGATCCCGCCGCGCCAGATGTCGATCGAGGCCGCGCTTGAGTTCCTCGGCGACGACGAGCTGCTTGAAATCACGCCGCAATCGGTGCGAATCCGCAAAAAGATCCTATCCAACACCGAGCGCCTGAAAAAGGTCAAGGGCGGCAAAAAGTAA
- a CDS encoding M23 family metallopeptidase, with protein sequence MTGRRPVRKHGGGGGKGLLICMLLIIGLFVLKYADTPFARSAREKAAEVFGGFGMEHVLEALGGAEKDEGAENVFSAQTGADTGAGKTDKTDKADYAASSGGADDILGREQTLFPDTVDETVYPMKFEHKQPADGTLTSSFGSRLSPITGQPGFHYGLDIAADEGVPIGAFADGTVREVGESSYGKYLIMDHADGFSTLYAHCSSISAKVGDTFTCGQEIARVGQTGNATGPHLHLELWKDGAALDPTSYLTAA encoded by the coding sequence ATGACGGGCAGAAGGCCGGTGCGTAAGCATGGCGGAGGTGGCGGCAAGGGTCTGCTGATCTGCATGCTGCTCATTATTGGCTTATTTGTGCTGAAATATGCCGATACGCCATTTGCGCGTTCTGCGCGGGAAAAAGCGGCGGAGGTATTCGGCGGTTTTGGGATGGAGCACGTGCTGGAGGCGCTGGGCGGCGCGGAGAAGGACGAGGGTGCTGAAAACGTGTTTTCCGCCCAGACCGGCGCCGATACGGGGGCGGGCAAAACGGACAAAACCGACAAAGCGGATTACGCGGCGTCCTCCGGCGGCGCGGACGACATTTTGGGGCGGGAACAGACCCTGTTTCCCGACACTGTGGATGAAACGGTGTATCCCATGAAGTTCGAGCACAAGCAGCCGGCGGACGGCACGCTTACCTCGTCCTTCGGCAGCCGGCTCAGCCCGATCACGGGACAGCCCGGCTTCCATTACGGGCTGGATATCGCGGCGGACGAAGGCGTGCCGATCGGCGCGTTCGCGGACGGCACGGTGCGCGAGGTTGGCGAATCGAGCTACGGCAAGTATTTGATCATGGACCACGCGGACGGCTTTTCCACGCTCTACGCCCATTGCAGCAGCATTTCCGCCAAGGTGGGCGATACGTTTACCTGCGGGCAGGAGATCGCCCGTGTCGGGCAGACCGGCAACGCGACCGGCCCGCACCTGCATTTGGAGCTTTGGAAGGATGGGGCCGCGCTTGACCCGACGAGCTACCTGACCGCCGCGTGA
- a CDS encoding M50 family metallopeptidase: MHLADGAGVLPLFLLAAALHELGHALTLYLAGGRLDRLTLTACGAVMRCRLPEGRCARAAVCLAGPAASFLLAAAAMAAGAYVLAGASVLLGLFNLLPMPPLDGGMALAHLLDGRLPRARRGIALAAALAVLALGLGLARIGGGVWLLLIGIAVSVQAGKSLAKRPVPV; encoded by the coding sequence CTGCACTTGGCCGACGGGGCGGGCGTGCTGCCGCTGTTCCTGCTGGCCGCCGCGCTGCACGAATTGGGGCACGCGCTGACGCTGTACCTTGCGGGCGGCCGTCTGGACCGGCTGACGCTCACCGCCTGCGGCGCGGTGATGCGCTGCCGCCTGCCCGAGGGGCGCTGCGCCCGCGCGGCGGTTTGTTTGGCGGGGCCGGCGGCAAGCTTTTTGCTCGCGGCAGCGGCCATGGCGGCGGGGGCGTATGTGCTCGCGGGCGCAAGCGTGCTGCTGGGCCTGTTCAATCTGCTGCCCATGCCGCCGCTGGACGGCGGTATGGCGCTGGCGCATCTGCTGGACGGAAGGCTGCCGCGCGCGCGGCGCGGCATCGCGCTGGCCGCCGCGTTGGCGGTGCTCGCGCTCGGCCTTGGTCTGGCGCGAATTGGCGGCGGCGTTTGGCTGCTGCTCATCGGTATCGCCGTGTCCGTACAGGCGGGGAAAAGCCTTGCCAAAAGGCCGGTGCCGGTGTAA
- a CDS encoding CarD family transcriptional regulator encodes MFRIGDKIVHPLHGAGVIEDIVERTIDGEKAQYYALKLPLDNVVLFLPVNNSEQLGIRPVCSKQEATRLLSQLEALARSEDKGWNQRYRENMLRIRSGDLLEVGQVVKNLAERERERGLSTGEKKMLASSRQIIVSEVAFALNKTPEEAGQLINEKLCIP; translated from the coding sequence ATGTTTCGGATCGGCGACAAGATCGTACATCCCCTGCACGGCGCGGGCGTCATTGAGGACATCGTCGAACGCACGATCGACGGTGAAAAGGCGCAGTATTATGCCCTGAAGCTGCCGCTGGACAATGTCGTGCTGTTTTTGCCCGTCAACAACAGCGAACAGCTGGGCATACGCCCGGTTTGTTCCAAACAGGAAGCGACGCGGCTGCTGTCCCAGCTGGAGGCCCTTGCGCGCAGCGAGGACAAGGGCTGGAACCAGCGCTACCGCGAAAATATGCTGCGCATCCGTTCGGGCGATCTGCTCGAAGTGGGGCAGGTTGTCAAAAATCTGGCCGAGCGCGAGCGGGAACGCGGCCTGTCCACGGGCGAAAAGAAAATGCTCGCTTCATCGAGGCAGATCATCGTGTCCGAGGTCGCGTTCGCGCTGAACAAGACCCCGGAGGAAGCCGGGCAGCTGATCAATGAAAAACTTTGCATTCCATAA
- the ispD gene encoding 2-C-methyl-D-erythritol 4-phosphate cytidylyltransferase, translated as MFGKRKKRAQPQVCAVIVAAGSSSRMGGENKLLLDLGGIPVLAHTLLAFQNCAAVTSIVLVCREQDIVPYSELARGFGVDKLSTVLRGGDSRTSSTLAGVANCPEGTELVAVHDGARPLVSDRVITLAVEAAAACGGAAPVVPMKDSVKRIRDGFIEADVPRERICAAQTPQVFRRELLERALNTAAREGRIYTDDCAAVEALGAQVRATEGDYDNIKITTPEDLLLAEALLEGREGL; from the coding sequence ATGTTTGGAAAACGAAAAAAACGGGCGCAGCCGCAGGTGTGCGCGGTAATCGTGGCGGCGGGTTCATCCAGCCGGATGGGCGGCGAAAATAAGCTGCTGCTCGATTTGGGCGGCATACCGGTGCTGGCGCACACGCTTTTGGCCTTTCAAAACTGCGCGGCGGTGACCAGCATCGTGCTGGTCTGCCGCGAGCAGGATATCGTGCCTTACAGCGAGCTGGCGCGCGGCTTCGGCGTGGACAAGCTGTCCACCGTGCTGCGCGGCGGGGACAGCCGCACCTCGTCCACGCTGGCCGGCGTGGCAAACTGCCCGGAGGGCACCGAGCTGGTGGCGGTGCACGACGGCGCGCGCCCGCTGGTGTCGGACCGCGTCATCACGCTTGCGGTAGAGGCGGCCGCCGCTTGCGGCGGCGCGGCGCCGGTGGTCCCGATGAAGGACAGCGTCAAACGCATCCGGGACGGCTTCATCGAGGCCGACGTACCGCGCGAGCGTATCTGCGCCGCGCAAACGCCGCAGGTATTCCGCCGCGAGCTGTTGGAGCGCGCGCTGAACACAGCCGCCCGCGAGGGGCGAATCTATACCGACGATTGCGCCGCGGTGGAGGCGCTCGGCGCGCAGGTGCGCGCGACCGAGGGCGACTATGACAACATCAAGATTACCACGCCGGAGGACCTGCTCCTTGCCGAGGCGCTGCTTGAAGGGAGGGAAGGCCTGTGA
- the ispF gene encoding 2-C-methyl-D-erythritol 2,4-cyclodiphosphate synthase produces MRIGHGYDVHRLVSGRALVMGGVQIPYEKGLLGHSDADVLTHAVMDALLGALALGDIGKHFPDTDERYRGADSIALLRRVAAMLNERGCRLGNLDVTVLAQAPKLAPHIGQMRQNLAAALGCDVSRISVKATTEEGLGFTGAKEGIAAHCVCLLEE; encoded by the coding sequence GTGAGGATCGGACATGGTTACGATGTGCACCGGCTGGTATCCGGCCGCGCGCTTGTGATGGGCGGCGTGCAGATTCCGTACGAAAAGGGCTTGCTCGGCCATTCGGACGCCGATGTGCTGACCCATGCGGTGATGGACGCGTTGCTCGGCGCGCTCGCGCTGGGCGATATCGGCAAGCATTTTCCCGATACGGACGAGCGTTACCGCGGGGCGGACAGCATCGCGCTGCTGCGCCGGGTGGCCGCCATGCTGAACGAGCGCGGCTGCCGCTTAGGCAATCTGGACGTCACCGTGCTGGCGCAGGCGCCCAAGCTGGCCCCCCACATCGGGCAGATGCGGCAGAACCTTGCCGCCGCGCTCGGCTGTGACGTGTCGCGCATATCGGTCAAGGCGACCACCGAGGAGGGACTGGGCTTTACCGGCGCAAAGGAAGGCATCGCGGCGCATTGCGTGTGCCTGCTGGAAGAATAA